One Gammaproteobacteria bacterium genomic window, ACGGAACACTGTCTCCCGGTCGGATACATCAACGATCTCTGAATACACATTTGCGTTACCGAGTACATCCGACGCGCGGTCAGCAACAATTTTCAAGTCAGTTTGATTAACATCACAGAGTGCCAATTTTGCACCGAGTTTAGCGAACTCATCCGCATAGGCTGCACCCATGCCTGACGCCGCCCCAGTGATCACGACGGTCTTGTTATTGAAATTTTTCATAATTCTAAACCTTAAACTCAGCCACTACCGGAGTGTGGTCCGACGGCTTTTCCAACTTGCGTGGCGCTTTATCAATCCAGCATTTCTGGCAATTTTTCGCCAGTTCCTCAGACGCCATGATCAGGTCAATACGCAGACCATTATTTTTGCGAAAGCTCCCGGCACGATAATCCCACCAGCTGAAAATATTGGGTTCTTGTTCAAATTGTCTAAAACAATCCACAAAGCCTTTTTCTTTTAGACGTGCAATGTGCGTACGTTCGACTGAGCTGCAGTGAATTTTTCCTGCCCATTCTTCTGGGGCGTGCACATCCTCTTCATCAGGCGCAATATTAAAGTCGCCCATAACGATGCGTTTCTCGTAATTTGTAGACTCTGATTCCAGTTGTGCATGCAAAGCTTCCAGCCAATTCATTTTGTAATGGAATTTATCCGAGTCCAGAGCCTGTCCATTGGGAAAGTACAAGTTGTAAATGCGCAGACCATTGATCGTGCAACCCAATACTCGTCGCATCGGGTCATCAATGCTCTCAAAATCGGTGACCACCTCAGTGATGCTGTGTTTGCTTAGAACCGCCACACCGTTATAGGTTTTTTGGCCGGCAAAGG contains:
- the xth gene encoding exodeoxyribonuclease III, encoding MQIATWNVNSLKVRLNHLLDWLEANPVDVIGLQETKSTDDKFPVAEIEAAGYQVAFAGQKTYNGVAVLSKHSITEVVTDFESIDDPMRRVLGCTINGLRIYNLYFPNGQALDSDKFHYKMNWLEALHAQLESESTNYEKRIVMGDFNIAPDEEDVHAPEEWAGKIHCSSVERTHIARLKEKGFVDCFRQFEQEPNIFSWWDYRAGSFRKNNGLRIDLIMASEELAKNCQKCWIDKAPRKLEKPSDHTPVVAEFKV